TTTTTAGTTGCCTTGGCTAGACCTATTTTTGAGTAGAAGTCCCTGCCGTCAGGGGTATGGCGAGCACGAGCCCATAAGGCGCCAACATATAGACCTCTCCCAAGCGGTCACCTGCGGGTACATAAAAAATAGAAGCCTTCCTGAATAGGGAGACTTCTATTTTTTATATGCTTATCTGTGCTTGTTTTTGATTCAAAGTCCCTGTCGTCAGGGGCTCTTGGATTATCAGGTTAGTATCGTCAAGTCGCTTGGATCCAGGCGGAAGAGGCGGCAGGCGTTTTCCCAGGCGGCGTCAATCACCGTTTCTGTTGGGATGTCTCGCAAGCGGGCAATTTCTTCAGCCACATATTGGGTATAGGCGGGCTCATTGCGCTTACCCCGGAAGGGGGTGGGCGTGAGGTAGGGGCAGTCGGTTTCAATTAAGAGGCGGTCCAAGGGGACGGCTTGTGCTACCCGCTTAATGGTTTTGGCGTTTTTAAAGGTGACCACACCGCCGATGCCGATGTAAAAATGATGGGCCAGCAATTCTTCCATCATTTCCAGCGATCCGCTGAAAGCGTGAAATACGCCGCCCACCGCTTGGGCATCGTTTGCCCAGAGGGTGTCCATGGTATCCCGGTGGGCGTCTCGGTCGTGGATGATGAGCGGCTTCTGAACGGCCTTGGCCAGGTCAATGTGCTCTTTCAAAAGGGCTTTCTGAGCCTCTTTTGATGCCGTCATCCAGTAATAATCCAGACCTGTTTCGCCGATGGCTCGCACTTGAGGGTGGTGGGCCAGGTCGCAAATTTTCGTCATCAGGGCATCGCTGCGGTCCGGTTCATTCGCCGGATGAAGGGCAACGGCGGCAAAAACAGTGTCAACCCTTTCTGCCAGCTGCACAGCGCCTTGGATGTCGTCAAGGCCTTCACAGCCGATGTTCATAACGGCGCCGCAAGCTTGACGGGTACGGGCCATGACCTCTTCAAAATCCGGGGCAAAGGCTTCATCTAAAAGGTGGGCGTGTGAGTCGAATAATTGAGCCATCAGGAAATCTCCGATCCGGCCGGCATTTCTTTATGGACTTGCAAGAGTTCCAAAACAGCGTCGTCCTCACTGGCGGCGGTTAAGAGCATCCCGTGACTTTCAATGCCGCGAATTTTTCGCGGGGCCAGGTTGGCCACTAAAATGACCTGCTTGCCCACCAGGTCAGACGGGTCGGTGTAGGCAGAGCGGATGCCGGAGACCACCGTGCGCTCCTCATCGCCAATGTCCAAGCGGAACTTCAGAAGACGGTCCGCCTTTTCAACCGGTTCACAGGCCAAGACCTTTGCCAAGCGTAAGTCCAATTTGGCAAAATCGTCATAAGCGATTGCCGGCTTGCCGGTCGCTGCCGGTTCTGCGGTTGCACCGGCTTCTTTATCCGCAGGCAATTCCAAGCTTTTCGGGTCAATGCGGGGGAAGAGGGCCTCTCCCTTATGGACCTTGGTCCCGGCTTGGGCTTTGCCCCAAACAGCTGCGTCTGCCCAGAGGGCATCGCTGAAGTCATAATTCAACTGCTCACTGCAGCGTCCCGGCAAGGCGGGCATAAAGGGCTTGAGCAGGGTGGTGATAATCCGGATGGATTCGTACAGATTGTAGAGGACGGTGGCCAACCGGTCGCGCTGATCTGGATCTTTGGCAAGGACCCAGGGGCTGGTTTCGTCAATGTATTTGTTGGCGCGACGGATCAATTGCCAAATGCTTTCCAGTGCCAGCGGGAACTGAAGGACATCCAGGTGCTTGGCTGCCTGGTCAGGCGTATCGGCGGCCAAGTGGCGTAAGTCATCATCCGGTGCGGCGACCTTATCCGACGGGGCCGGCAGCAGGCCGTCAAAGTACTTGTCAATCATGGCCACGGTGCGGCTGACCAAATTGCCGTAATCATTGGCCAAGTCAGTATTGATGCGGCGCAAGAGGGCCTCTTCGCTGTAGTTGCCGTCCTGGCCGAAACTGACCTCACGCAGGAGGAAGTAGCGGATGGCGTCTACCCCGTATTTATCCAAGAGTTCATTCGGATCGACCACATTGCCCTTGGATTTGCTCATCTTGCCGCCACCGACCAAGAGCCAGCCGTGGGCATAGACATGCTTGGGAATGGGCAAGTCTGCCGCCATCAGCATAATCGGCCAAATGATGGTATGGAAGCGGGCAATGTCTTTGCCGACCATGTGCACATCCGCCGGCCAGAACTTTTCATAGAGGGATTCGTCATCTGTTCCCCAGCCTAGGGCGGAAATATAGTTGAGCAGGGCGTCGAACCAGACATAGACCACGTGCTTGTCGTTCATCGGCACCTTAATGCCCCAGTCAAAGCTGGTGCGTGAAATGCAGAGGTCTTCCAGCCCTTGTTTGACAAAGCTGATCATTTCATTGCGGCGAGTTTCCGGCTGGATAAATTCTGGATGGGCGTCAATGTACTCGAGCCAACGGTCGGCGTATTTGCTCATTTTAAAGAAATAGCTTTCTTCCTCCAGCCATTCGGTCGGTTTGCCGCAGTCCGGGCAGGTCTTGTCTTCGCCGACCTGTGTTTCTGTGAAAAAGGTTTCACAGGAGGTGCAATAATGGCCCTCGTAACTGGAAAGGTAGATATCGCCTTGATCGTAAACCTTTTGGAAAAATTTCTGCACCGCTTTATGGTGAAAGGGCATGGTGGTGCGAATAAATTGGTCATTGGAAATCATCAGCCGCTGCCAGAGCTTTTGGATGCCGGAGACGATGTCATCCACATAAGCCTGTGGCGTCATACCGGATGCTTCTGCGGCGCGCTGGATTTTCATACCGTGCTCATCGGAGCCGGTCAGGAAATAGGTATCATAGCCTTGCATGTCCTTGTAACGGCGCATGGTGTCAGCCATGGTGGTGCTGTAGGCATGCCCAATGTGCAATTTGGCACTGGGGTAATAAATTGGGGTCGTAATGTAGAAGGTTGGCTTACTCATAGAATCCTCCTCGTTTCGGATGCCTTGTGGCGTCTTTTGTTAAGTATAGGGTTTACGCGTGAGATTTGTCAATGGAGAGGTCTGTGCCGACGGCTGCCGCTTTTTTCAGAAGGATCAGCCGGGCCCTTTTAGCCGAATAAAGAAGGCCTTGGAAGCCGTATTTTTTTGACGCCTGGAGAGCTGTGCGTTATAATCGTTTCATAACGACAAATTATAAGGAGTGCCTATGAACGAACATAAAGATAAGCAAGACGTTAAGGATATGATCACTTTTTCCACCGGAGAGGACCAACTCCAGCGCCACGATAAACTGATGGACAATCCTCGGCAGTATGAGCTGTACGTGACGCAAGTGGACGACTACAATGCGCTGATTCAAGTAGACCTGGGCCTGCGGGACGTCGCACCGGTGCCGGCTTATTTTTGGCTGCTCGGCATCCAGGTGGAAATCCTCGACCCGGGCGACGACGGCTTTTATCAAGCCCATGAACGCGATGCCCTTCTCGGCTTGGAAGCGGAAATTATAGAAACCATGGAAACGGAAGGACATGCACGTTTTGTCGGATCGGTAACCTATGCCGGTACGCGGATGATGTACTTCTATGGCCAGGATGAAAACTACCTGCCGCCCATTGTGGGCAGCTTGGCGGCCAAACATGAGGACTATGAATTTAACTTTATGAGCGAAAAAGACGGTCCCTGGCGCTTCTTTTTCAATTCCCTCTATCCGGCAGAAGTGGATATGATGCACATTCGCAACCGCCACATGTTGGCCAACCTGGAGGCGGCCGGATTGGACCTGGAGGCCACCTATGCGGTGAGCTATTACTTCTATTTTCAGGATGGTGCTGCGCGTGCGCAAGCCGCCGCTCAGTTTCAGTTGATGGGCTTTGAAATTGTCGATGACCATATGTATGTGGAGTCATTAGAGCCCATGAGCCTGGGCCTGCGCATTATGGCCCATCATGACCTGTCTTATGCCACCATTACGGAAAAAACCTATGACTGTTTTGATGTGATGGAAAATTATGTCGGCATCTTTGACGGCTGGGAATTGTCCCCGGCGGAAGACCTGGACAAGTGGATTTGAGGCGCTTATGCAATTAAGTGAACAAGACCGGACCTTTCTTAAAGGCTACGATGCGTCTGCATACGACCGGCCTTCTGTCAGTGCAGACACCTTGCTTTTCCGCCTGAGCCCTGACAAGGGGCCGCGGAAATTACAAATGTTATTGATCCGTCGCAAGCGGCCGCCTTACGCCGGTGGCTGGGCCTTACCCGGCGGCTTCTGCGACCCGGATGAAAGCTTGGCCGCCTGCGCTGCCCGTGAATTGGCCGAGGAAACCGGGCTTGAAGCCCGCTACTACGGCCAGTGTGCGACCTACAGCCGCCCTGAACGCGATCCGCGTACGCGGGTAATCACCACCAGCCACCTGGCCATTTTGCCCCACGGGGCGGTTCAAAGGCCCCGGGCTGCTGATGACGCCGCCGAAGCCCAGTGGTTCGACCTGGATTTCAAACTTACTGCCGAGGGTGACCGGTTCATAGGGCCCCTGGTGCTCAGGGCCGGCGAGGAAACCATTCGCGCTGAAATCCTTATTGAACAGGATGGACAGGGGCGGTGGCAGCGTCGGCAGACGGCAGATGTTCCCAACCTGGCCTTTGACCATGCCGAATTAATCGCTGCCGGCATCAGCGCCTTGCGCGACAAACTCTACCGGACGGACCTGCCCTTTCAGATGCTGCCGCCGGTTTTTCAACTGCAAGACTTACAATACGTCTTTGAAGCGGTTCTCGGCGAAGAGCTTTTGCGCAGCACGTTTATCGCACATATCAACCACAAATTAATTCGGACCAGTGATGCCGATGCCGGACTGTCTGTTATGGAGCAGGAATACCGCTACGATGCGCAAGCCCTCTTTCATACGGCTCCTTTCGACATTTGGCTATAAAAAGGAGATACAAATGGACGAACGGAACCTCACCCTCTTGATGGATTTTTATGAATTAACGATGGGCAACGGATATTTTATGAACGGGCTAAAGGATCGGGAAGCCGTCTTTGACGCCTACTTCAGAGTTCTGCCGGATAAGGGCGGTTTTGCCATCATGGC
This is a stretch of genomic DNA from Peptococcus niger. It encodes these proteins:
- a CDS encoding TatD family hydrolase; this translates as MAQLFDSHAHLLDEAFAPDFEEVMARTRQACGAVMNIGCEGLDDIQGAVQLAERVDTVFAAVALHPANEPDRSDALMTKICDLAHHPQVRAIGETGLDYYWMTASKEAQKALLKEHIDLAKAVQKPLIIHDRDAHRDTMDTLWANDAQAVGGVFHAFSGSLEMMEELLAHHFYIGIGGVVTFKNAKTIKRVAQAVPLDRLLIETDCPYLTPTPFRGKRNEPAYTQYVAEEIARLRDIPTETVIDAAWENACRLFRLDPSDLTILT
- the metG gene encoding methionine--tRNA ligase: MSKPTFYITTPIYYPSAKLHIGHAYSTTMADTMRRYKDMQGYDTYFLTGSDEHGMKIQRAAEASGMTPQAYVDDIVSGIQKLWQRLMISNDQFIRTTMPFHHKAVQKFFQKVYDQGDIYLSSYEGHYCTSCETFFTETQVGEDKTCPDCGKPTEWLEEESYFFKMSKYADRWLEYIDAHPEFIQPETRRNEMISFVKQGLEDLCISRTSFDWGIKVPMNDKHVVYVWFDALLNYISALGWGTDDESLYEKFWPADVHMVGKDIARFHTIIWPIMLMAADLPIPKHVYAHGWLLVGGGKMSKSKGNVVDPNELLDKYGVDAIRYFLLREVSFGQDGNYSEEALLRRINTDLANDYGNLVSRTVAMIDKYFDGLLPAPSDKVAAPDDDLRHLAADTPDQAAKHLDVLQFPLALESIWQLIRRANKYIDETSPWVLAKDPDQRDRLATVLYNLYESIRIITTLLKPFMPALPGRCSEQLNYDFSDALWADAAVWGKAQAGTKVHKGEALFPRIDPKSLELPADKEAGATAEPAATGKPAIAYDDFAKLDLRLAKVLACEPVEKADRLLKFRLDIGDEERTVVSGIRSAYTDPSDLVGKQVILVANLAPRKIRGIESHGMLLTAASEDDAVLELLQVHKEMPAGSEIS
- a CDS encoding NUDIX domain-containing protein encodes the protein MQLSEQDRTFLKGYDASAYDRPSVSADTLLFRLSPDKGPRKLQMLLIRRKRPPYAGGWALPGGFCDPDESLAACAARELAEETGLEARYYGQCATYSRPERDPRTRVITTSHLAILPHGAVQRPRAADDAAEAQWFDLDFKLTAEGDRFIGPLVLRAGEETIRAEILIEQDGQGRWQRRQTADVPNLAFDHAELIAAGISALRDKLYRTDLPFQMLPPVFQLQDLQYVFEAVLGEELLRSTFIAHINHKLIRTSDADAGLSVMEQEYRYDAQALFHTAPFDIWL
- a CDS encoding DUF695 domain-containing protein — translated: MNEHKDKQDVKDMITFSTGEDQLQRHDKLMDNPRQYELYVTQVDDYNALIQVDLGLRDVAPVPAYFWLLGIQVEILDPGDDGFYQAHERDALLGLEAEIIETMETEGHARFVGSVTYAGTRMMYFYGQDENYLPPIVGSLAAKHEDYEFNFMSEKDGPWRFFFNSLYPAEVDMMHIRNRHMLANLEAAGLDLEATYAVSYYFYFQDGAARAQAAAQFQLMGFEIVDDHMYVESLEPMSLGLRIMAHHDLSYATITEKTYDCFDVMENYVGIFDGWELSPAEDLDKWI